The Podospora bellae-mahoneyi strain CBS 112042 chromosome 7, whole genome shotgun sequence genome includes a window with the following:
- a CDS encoding hypothetical protein (EggNog:ENOG503NWXW; COG:Q) — protein MARLAAARYGKDNVRVYKVHKDETTGTQSVTEMTVCCLLEGQIETSYTEADNSVVVATDSIKNTIYIKAKEHPVNPPELYAAHLGQHFLDKYPHINAANIKVIVHRWTRINIDGKPHPHSFYRDGNETRNVEARVSREAGIELKSAIQGLSVLKSTGSAFHGFVRDEYTTLGETWDRILSTDVDATWNWKTFATVADVEKGVERFDQAFEVARNITLKTFAEDESASVQNTMYKMCEEILEKAAEVEVVGYSLPNKHYFEIDLSWHKGYKNTGKDAEVYAPQSGPNGLIKCEVARS, from the exons ATGGCtcgtcttgctgctgctcgctATGGAAAGGACAATGTCCGTGTCTACAAGGTGCACAAGGATGAGACTACCGGCACTCAGTCCGTCACTGAGATGACCGTCTGCTGCCTTCTCGAGGGCCAGATTGAGACTTC TTACACCGAGGCCGACAACAGCGTTGTTGTGGCTACCGATTCTATCAAGAACACCATTTacatcaaggccaaggagcacCCCGTCAACCCCCCTGAGCTTTACGCCGCCCACCTCGGCCAGCACTTCCTCGACAAGTACCCCCACATCAACgccgccaacatcaaggtGATCGTTCACAGATGGACTCGCATCAACATCGACGGCAAGCCCCACCCCCACAGCTTCTACCGCGACGGCAACGAGACCCGCAACGTGGAAGCTCGTGTCTCCCGCGAGGCTGGCATTGAGCTCAAGTCCGCCATCCAGGGTCTCTCCGTCCTTAAGTCCACCGGCTCTGCCTTCCACGGCTTCGTCCGGGACGAGtacaccaccctcggcgAGACTTGGGACCGTATTCTGTCTACCGACGTTGATGCCACCTGGAACTGGAAGACCTTTGCCACTGTCGCCGACGTGGAGAAGGGCGTTGAGAGGTTCGACCAGGCTTTCGAGGTGGCCCGCAACATCACCCTCAAGACGTTCGCCGAGGACGAGTCCGCCTCGGTCCAAAACACCATGTACAAGATGTGCGAGGAGAtcttggagaaggcggccgaggtggaggttgttggctaCTCTTTGCCCAACAAGCACTACTTTGAGattg ACCTCAGCTGGCACAAGGGCTACAAGAACACCGGCAAGGACGCCGAGGTGTACGCTCCCCAGTCTGGCCCCAACGGCCTCATCAAGTGCGAGGTCGCTCGCTCCTAA
- a CDS encoding hypothetical protein (EggNog:ENOG503NW2M; BUSCO:EOG09260FPA; COG:D) has product MAGPSTMLSASATPTQKSYVSQQQSPLRQQQGQQQGQQQGQQQQQTQQQQQQQQKQQVGSYASTISNPRPSLDRGDGLQPPGANAGRNLSASAVTFASRGGSLNPSPMPGSFSSELRSQLNLSRAGSRADMFALEKLDEDDNRTQERNIAYLRDALSRELKIKEGSENMLEALNSKKAKQTKEQRQRVEAELLSSSKRIKDLRQRITDAQQRTKAGPTTPTRSRIDVTIAAGSGLRSPPSLSRSGAGSDIDEPTESPTFALAETLQALEVAGMTPDYYVSRANSLVDLFRRHPTLKYDLVWSVFGLRMQALLMSESREVVAAGYRMTRYAISDITSLQNIRTLNTDYLVTWSLAKDRKSDVEREQALKFVRAFLDVKDGVREISRAVVRAIAAVAEEPEERLRPICLETLAEILVRDPRLLIASGGLAPLHEALADGSYKASESLTAAFLYLLDAPERRQYLRPGNELEVLFTAFTDELSSNERILKQSAKAISSALKSWSGLMSLSMYNFRAIRSMINSMVAQKGSIRETIMDLIFSLLRIKSPAWATSFLAGRRLTTYGRVTNLKTTTTTTTTTTKVAHGEYEDDGGEQNFVEHYTALLLAIFIKSGVVPGLLKMTQDNENPTLKRKSTLLLGEVLKLASHLLPRSWSSEIQLLPELFITAARLGDENRFTASGVIFQISSVSRTLYRSSPSSFLPSPSNNIDLSILDEHPKSNMAAVNCDDATFRVLLLDSVVLNSSNYNKWNWDVILKLIEGPLVNGKRLEEAVKASKFLKRIMSFYRPFKYRFSALKSSRSTQKYVRVGCALMHTLLQSPEGVRYLTDNKLLRQIAECLAQCDPTSGLTAQDPMFSRDGLTDTLSGGYFPMLGVLSGDPKGIQMLDRWRIFNMLYRIVDLKQRPDIIKLMISNFDYSIQGHSRIILSKSLTAGTKDIRIHATNALRKYATRPRLNSQGHEPVDSKWAIQLLVTQLYDPEVEVCQTAVKILEKACNTQNHLKYIVECRPALDHLGEIGAPLLLRFLSTSIGYHYLDGLDYISNEMDDWFLGRNDSYVGVIEASLARSFMDHQDDHTNRISVFDDEQEMEADSHVPPHFYRELTRTEEGCRLLSDKGHFNEFVTTIREHGMQSDDPEMMVKVKGCLWAVGNVGSMELGAPFLESCDVVEQIINIAQNHEVMSLRGTAFFVLGLISRSIHGLEILSENGWDSNTNILGQSLGFCVPTELDQLFSLKPWKHIPVTNIQLPDAQKTERDKLPSVPSRPRSLSLIKAIQAEADAQEDTPTGSVPEEIQRVELDPDPVNQRILELMIDMANMVLYRRARAELMHIKQQTQVRHQQAQAQTQPQTPTQNNQKRVLGSGASSFSQPHLFRRVMGLLESHHYRLQDRAMIVGLFERSVFRAIVYGDEDSQEKGGSSESESDSNFGDANQAGVGQRRQGFVVQRDQQHLQQQQERNKEEGSSGGESSDEEEDVSDDDDAYSGSEGDEQRTERLRSVSDPAGGSTSKRHRTGRGRGGTQGAF; this is encoded by the exons ATGGCCGGGCCATCCACCATGCTGAGCGCCTCGGCGACGCCCACGCAAAAGTCCTATGTATCGCAGCAACAGTCGCCGTTACGCCAGCAGCAAGGACAACAGCAAGGACAACAGCaaggacagcagcagcagcagacacaacagcaacaacagcaacaacagaaaCAGCAAGTGGGCAGCTATGCATCCACTATTTCAAACCCTCGACCTAGCCTCGACCGCGGCGATGGACTGCAACCTCCAGGCGCCAACGCTGGCAGGAATCTCTCGGCCTCTGCCGTTACCTTTGCGTCCAGGGGTGGCTCGTTGAACCCGTCACCCATGCCGGGGAGCTTCAGCTCTGAGCTCCGGAGCCAGCTTAATCTTTCCCGCGCCGGTTCGCGAGCCGACATGTTTGCGCTGGAGAAACTGGACGAGGACGATAACCGGACACAAGAGCGCAACATTGCCTACCTTCGAGATGCCCTGAGTCGAGAGTTGAAGATAAAGGAAGGGAGCGAGAATATGCTGGAGGCACTGAACAGCAAAAAGGCAAAACAAACGAAGGAGCAGCGTCAGAGGGTCGAAGCCGAGCTTCTTTCGTCAAGTAAACGGATCAAGGATTTGCGACAGAGGATCACGGATGCTCAACAAAGGACAAAAGCGggaccaacaacacctacGAGGTCCAGGATCGATGTCACGATAGCGGCTGGAAGTGGTTTGCGGTCACCGCCTAGTCTTTCCAGGAGCGGGGCTGGATCTGACATTGATGAGCCGACCGAGTCTCCAACATTTGCGCTTGCCGAAACTCTGCAAGCCCTTGAGGTGGCCGGCATGACGCCAGATTACTATGTCTCCAGAGCCAATAGTCTCGTTGACTTGTTCAGGAGGCATCCAACTCTCAAGTATGATCTGGTCTGGTCTGTATTCGGGCTTCGAATGCAAGCGCTCCTCATGAGTGAAAGTCGCgaggtggttgctgctggttaCCGGATGACTCGATACGCCATCTCTGATATTACTTCACTCCAGAATATCCGTACCCTTAACACGGATTACCTAGTCACATG GTCTTTGGCAAAAGACCGAAAGTCTGATGTTGAACGAGAGCAGGCACTCAAGTTTGTTCGCGCTTTTCTTGATGTCAAGGATGGTGTGAGGGAAATCTCACGGGCCGTAGTCAGGGCCATTGCTGCCGTGGCAGAGGAGCCAGAAGAAAGGCTACGGCCGATTTGTCTGGAGACGCTGGCGGAAATTCTGGTTCGCGACCCTCGTCTCCTCATAGCCTCGGGGGGGCTGGCCCCGTTACACGAAGCTCTTGCGGACGGGTCATACAAAGCCTCAGAAAGTTTGACCGCAGCGTTTCTTTACCTCCTCGATGCGCCAGAGCGGCGTCAATATCTCCGCCCGGGAAATGAGTTGGAGGTTCTTTTCACGGCATTTACAGACGAGCTGTCATCCAATGAGCGCATTCTCAAGCAAAGCGCCAAAGCTATTTCGTCAGCCCTCAAATCATGGTCTGGTTTAATGAGCCTGTCCATGTACAACTTCCGTGCGATCAGGTCCATGATCAACAGCATGGTCGCACAAAAAGGATCTATCAGAGAGACCATCATGGATCTGATATTTTCCCTGTTGCGAATCAAATCCCCAGCGTGGGCAACTTCGTTTCTTGCCGGAAGACGTCTCACCACCTATGGCCGGGTCACAAACctcaaaacaaccaccaccaccaccaccaccaccaccaaagttGCCCATGGTGAATACGAAGACGACGGGGGCGAGCAAAATTTCGTCGAACACTATACGGCACTGTTGCTTGCCATATTTATCAAGTCCGGAGTGGTGCCAGGCCTCCTGAAAATGACACAAGACAACGAAAACCCAACTCTAAAACGAAAATCAACGTTACTTCTAGGGGAAGTTTTGAAGTTGGCAAGTCACCTGCTTCCACGCTCGTGGAGCAGTGAGATACAGCTGCTTCCTGAATTGTTTATCACCGCTGCCCGGCTGGGGGACGAGAATCGATTCACGGCCTCTGGAGTCATCTTTCAGATTAGCAGCGTGAGCAGAACGTTGTACagatcctctccctcgtccttcctcccttctccAAGCAACAATATCGATCTCAGCATCTTAGATGAGCACCCCAAAAGCAATATGGCAGCGGTCAACTGTGACGATGCCACGTTTAGagtgcttctccttgatTCGGTGGTGCTGAATAGTTCTAACTACAATAAGTGGAATTGGGATGTAATACTTAAGCTGATTGAGGGACCGCTGGTGAATGGAAAGAGGCTTGAAGAGGCCGTGAAAGCATCCAAATTCTTGAAACGAATCATGAGCTTTTATCGTCCCTTCAAGTACAGGTTCTCTGCCCTCAAGAGCTCGCGAAGCACGCAAAAGTATGTGCGGGTTGGCTGTGCGCTGATGCATACTCTGCTGCAGAGCCCCGAAGGCGTGAGGTATCTGACAGATAACAAACTGCTGCGGCAGATTGCCGAGTGCCTGGCGCAGTGCGACCCAACGAGTGGATTAACCGCTCAGGATCCCATGTTCTCCCGGGACGGCCTCACAGATACGTTGAGTGGCGGATACTTCCCTATGCTTGGTGTTCTGAGCGGGGACCCCAAGGGCATTCAGATGTTAGACCGGTGGCGCATCTTCAACATGCTTTACCGAATCGTCGATCTCAAGCAGCGGCCAGACATCATCAAGCTCATGATCTCCAACTTTGACTATTCAATTCAGGGTCATTCTCGGATTATTTTGTCCAAGTCCTTGACAGCAGGGACCAAGGACATCAGAATTCATGCTACGAATGCGCTGCGGAAGTACGCAACACGTCCGCGGTTGAACTCCCAAGGCCATGAGCCTGTTGACTCGAAATGGGCCATCCAACTTTTGGTCACTCAGCTTTATGACCCAGAAGTGGAGGTCTGCCAAACGGCGGTCAAAATTCTCGAAAAGGCGTGCAATACTCAAAACCACTTGAAATACATTGTCGAGTGTCGGCCGGCACTAGATCACTTGGGTGAGATAGGTGCTCCCCTCCTCTTACGCTTCCTATCGACCTCGATTGGATATCACTACCTCGATGGGTTGGACTACATTAGCAACGAGATGGATGATTGGTTCCTCGGGCGAAACGACTCCTATGTCGGTGTCATTGAAGCCAGTCTAGCGCGATCCTTCATGGACCATCAGGACGACCACACCAACCGAATAAGcgtctttgatgatgagcaggagatggaggccGACAGCCACGTTCCGCCACACTTCTACCGTGAGCTTACCCGCAccgaagaaggctgccggCTTCTTAGCGACAAGGGTCACTTTAACGAGTTTGTCACCACGATTCGCGAGCATGGCATGCAATCCGATGACCCAGAAATGATGGTCAAGGTCAAAGGTTGTCTCTGGGCGGTAGGTAACGTCGGATCAATGGAGCTCGGCGCCCCGTTCCTGGAGTCTTGCGATGTTGTGGAGCAGATTATCAACATTGCTCAAAATCACGAAGTCATGAGTCTCCGCGGCACTGCTTTTTTTGTCCTTGGACTCATATCACGTTCCATTCATGGACTGGAGATCTTGTCGGAAAATGGGTGGGACTCCAACACAAACATTTTGGGGCAGTCTCTCGGCTTCTGCGTCCCTACCGAGTTGGACCAGCTGTTTTCTCTCAAGCCGTGGAAGCACATACCGGTAACCAACATTCAACTACCTGATGCCCAAAAGACAGAAAGAGACAAACTGCCATCTGTCCCGTCCCGGCCGAGGTCGCTGAGTCTTATCAAGGCTATCCAAGCAGAGGCAGATGCCCAGGAAGACACGCCAACAGGGTCGGTGCCGGAGGAGATCCAGCGCGTTGAGCTAGATCCGGACCCGGTAAACCAGAGGATTCTGGAGCTGATGATTGACATGGCGAACATGGTGCTGTACCGGAGGGCGAGGGCAGAATTGATGCACATCAAGCAGCAGACGCAAGTGAGGCATCAGCAAGCTCAGGCACAAACGCAGCCGCAGACACCAACGCAGAACAATCAGAAAAGAGTTCTTGGGAGTGGGGCCTCGTCGTTTTCACAGCCACACTTGTTTAGAAGGGTCATGGGCTTATTGGAGTCCCATCACTACCGCTTGCAGGATAGAGCGATGATTGTAGGATTATTTGAACGGAGCGTGTTTAGGGCGATAGTATATGGGGATGAAGACAGtcaggaaaaggggggaagcAGTGAGAGTGAAAGTGATTCTAACTTTGGAGACGCAAACCAGGCGGGCGTGGGTCAGAGAAGGCAGGGGTTTGTTGTGCAGCGGGATCAGCAACACctacagcagcagcaggagcggAATaaagaggaggggagcagtgggggggagagtagtgatgaagaggaggatgtaagtgacgacgatgatgctTATAGCGGAAGTGAGGGAGATGAACAGAGGACGGAACGGCTGAGGAGTGTGAGCGATCCCGCGGGAGGCAGCACTAGCAAGAGACATAGAacagggagggggagaggtggcaCTCAGGGGGCGTTCTGA
- the DBP2 gene encoding ATP-dependent RNA helicase dbp2 (COG:A; EggNog:ENOG503NW4Z) produces the protein MSYGGGYGSRGGGGGGYGGGGYDRNGGSNGYSNGGSNGYSGGGGGGYGGGYGGGGGGYGGGGGGDRMAALGSGLQKQEWDLSALPKFEKSFYKEHPDVTNRSPAEVEAFRREHSMAITGKDVPRPVQNFDEAGFPRYVMDEVKAQGFPAPTAIQAQGWPMALSGRDVVGIAETGSGKTLTYCLPAIVHINAQPLLAPGDGPIVLILAPTRELAVQIQQEISKFGKSSRIRNTCVYGGVPKGPQIRDLQRGVEVCIATPGRLIDMLESGKTNLRRVTYLVLDEADRMLDMGFEPQIRKIIGQIRPDRQTLMWSATWPKDVRNLASDFLTDFIQVTIGSMDLSANHRITQIVEVVSESEKRDKMIKELEKIMEDKTAENKCLIFTGTKRVADEITRFLRQDGWPALSIHGDKQQNERDWVLDQFKTGKSPIMVATDVASRGIDVRNITHVINYDYPNNSEDYIHRIGRTGRAGAKGTAITYFTTDNAKQARDLVGVLREAKQVIDPRLEEMARYSGGGGGGRYGGYRGRGGGGGWRGGRSHGANGSNAMPLGGKGRW, from the exons ATGTCTTACGGTGGTGGTTACGGCTCccgtggcggtggtggtggtggttacgGAGGCGGCGGTTACGATCGCAATGGTGGCTCCAACGGCTACTCCAATGG TGGTTCCAACGGTTAcagtggcggcggcggcggcggttaTGGCGGCGGctacggcggcggcggtggtggttacggtggcggtggtggtggtgaccgTATGGCTGCCCTCGGCTCCGGTCTTCAGAAGCAGGAGTGGGACTTGTCCGCGCTTCCCAAGTTCGAAAAGTCCTTCTACAAGGAGCACCCCGATGTCACCAACCGGTCGCccgccgaggttgaggcgTTCAGACGTGAGCACAGCATGGCCATCACTGGCAAGGACGTGCCCCGTCCCGTGCAGAACTTCGATGAGGCCGGTTTCCCCCGCTATGTTATGGACGAGGTGAAGGCCCAAGGCTTCCCTGCTCCCACTGCCATTCAGGCTCAGGGTTGGCCCATGGCTCTCTCCGGTCGCGATGTCGTCGGTATTGCCGAGACTGGTTCCGGAAAGACACTTACTTACTGTCTTCCCGCCATCGTTCACATCAACGCCCAGCCTCTCCTGGCTCCTGGCGATGGTCCCAtcgtcttgatcttggcTCCCACTCGTGAGCTTGCTGTTCAGATCCAGCAGGAGATTAGCAAGTTTGGCAAGTCGTCTCGCATTAGAAACACGTGCGTCTACGGTGGCGTGCCCAAGGGTCCCCAGATCCGCGATCTTCAGCGTGGTGTCGAGGTCTGCATTGCCACTCCTGGTCGTCTCATTGACATGTTGGAGTCTGGCAAGACCAACCTTCGTCGTGTTACCTACCTCGTCCTTGATGAGGCTGATCGCATGCTTGACATGGGTTTCGAGCCCCAAATTCGCAAGATCATCGGCCAGATTCGCCCCGATCGTCAAACCCTCATGTGGTCCGCTACCTGGCCCAAGGATGTCCGCAACCTTGCGTCTGACTTTTTGACCGACTTCATCCAGGTCACCATTGGCTCCATGGATCTGTCTGCCAACCACCGCATCACCCAGATTGTCGAGGTCGTTTCCGAGAGCGAGAAGCGCGACAAGATGATCAAGGAGCTCGAAAAGATCATGGAAGACAAGACCGCCGAGAACAAGTGTCTCATCTTCACCGGCACCAAGCGCGTTGCCGACGAGATCACCCGTTTCCTTCGCCAGGATGGCTGGCCCGCCCTCT CTATCCACGGCGACAAGCAGCAGAACGAGCGTGACTGGGTCTTGGACCAGTTTAAGACGGGCAAAAGTCCCATCATGGTTGCCACAGACGTCGCCTCTCGTGGTATCG ATGTGCGCAACATTACTCACGTGATCAACTATGATTATCCCAATAACTCGGAGGATTACATCCATCGTATTGGTAGAACGGGCCGTGCCGGCGCGAAGGGCACAGCCATCACTTACTTCACCACTGACA ATGCTAAGCAGGCGCGTGACCTTGTTGGTGTCCTCAGGGAGGCGAAGCAGGTTATTGACCCTCGTCTCGAGGAGATGGCGCGCtacagcggtggtggtggtggtggccggtATGGTGGTTACCGTGGCcgtggaggcggtggcggctggCGCGGAG GTCGTTCGCACGGCGCTAATGGCTCGAATGCTATGCCTCTCGGTGGCAAGGGCCGCTGGTAA
- the THI20 gene encoding trifunctional hydroxymethylpyrimidine kinase/phosphomethylpyrimidine kinase/thiaminase (COG:H; COG:K; EggNog:ENOG503NYCI), translating to MPPGRILVIAGSDSSGGAGLEADQKVIAAHGCYAMTATTALTAQNTLGVHEIHHVPAEFLRKQIDAVVTDVGVDVVKTGMLASAGTIEAVSEVIREYKLKTVVVDPVMVATTGSPLLPNTSLSLLREKLVPLATVLTPNLPEARLLLADAGFGHLPVEKVSDLEGIARAVGSLGPKWVLIKGGHCPLNGEGMIAAEEGKREKVVDVLWGRDEKGGEVLRRVETPYWESKHTHGTGCSLASAIACNLAKRMDMPQAVEAACRYVEAGIKTAPGLGKGNGPLNHFHSTYTLPFAPGHFIEYLLERPDVAPVWKRYVTHPFVLAMGDGTLPLESFKGYLIQDYLYLTHYARASALAGYKAKKIEDIGAAATIVTHIFHEMELHINYCSGFGISKQDIESCEEKEACTAYTRYVLDIGNSEDWLALQVAMAPCLLGYGDIAKRLFSDPRSKRGGNVYWAWIKNYVEDDYLLALKTGSDLLERHAVLQSPARIDELASIFIHATKMEIAFWEMYSSS from the exons ATGCCACCTGGAAGaatcctcgtcatcgccggGTCTGATTCCTCTGGCGGAGC CGGCCTGGAAGCAGACCAAAAAGTCATCGCCGCCCACGGCTGCTACGCCATGACGGCCACCACAGCCCTCACAGCCCAGAACACCCTCGGCGTGCACGAGATACACCATGTCCCCGCCGAGTTTCTTCGGAAGCAGATTGATGCTGTTGTGACGGACGTCGGGGTGGATGTTGTCAAGACTG GCATGCTGGCATCAGCTGGGACTATCGAGGCTGTGTCTGAAGTGATTCGGGAATATAAACTCAAGACAGTGGTTGTCGACCCAGTTATGGTTGCCACGACGGGGTCGCCTTTGTTGCCTAATACCTCGCTTTCGCTTCTTAGGGAGAAACTCGTGCCTTTGGCTACGGTTCTCACGCCTAATCTGCCTGAGGCGAGGTTGCTACTTGCTGATGCTGGGTTTGGGCACTTGCcggtggagaaggtgagtGATTTGGAGGGGATTGCCAGGGCggtggggagtttggggccGAAGTGGGTTTTGATCAAGGGGGGGCATTGTCCTCTtaatggggaggggatgattgcggcggaggaggggaagagggagaaggtggtggatgtgctttgggggagggatgagaaggggggggaggtgctgaGACGGGTCGAGACGCCGTACTGGGAGAGTAAGCATACGCACGGAACGGGGTGTTCTTTAGCTT CGGCGATTGCGTGTAACttggcgaagaggatggaTATGCCCCAGGCGGTGGAAGCGGCGTGTCGATATGTTGAGGCTGGGATAAAGACTGCGCCGGGactggggaaggggaatggGCCGTTGAACCACTTCCACTCGACGTATACTTTGCCATTCGCGCC GGGCCACTTCATTGAGTACCTGCTCGAAAGACCAGACGTCGCTCCAGTGTGGAAGCGCTATGTCACTCACCCTTTTGTGTTGGCCATGGGCGATGGCACATTGCCGTTGGAGTCATTCAAGGGGTATTTGATCCAGGATTATCTGTATCTG ACACATTACGCCCGAGCAAGTGCCCTTGCTGGGTATAAAGCCAAAAAGATTGAGGATATTGGCGCCGCTGCTACTATTGTAACACACATCTTCCACGAGATGGAGCTGCACATCAACTACTGCAGCGGCTTCGGTATCTCGAAGCAGGATATCGAGAGctgcgaggagaaggaagcatGCACGGCGTACACAAGATACGTCTTGGATATCGGCAACTCAGAGGACTGGCTGGCTTTGCAAGTTGCCATGGCCCCGTGCCTCTTGGGGTATGGAGATATCGCCAAGAGGCTGTTTTCTGACCCCAGGTCCAAACGAGGAGGAAATGTTTACTGGGCCTGGATCAAGAACTATGTGGAGGATGACTATCTGCTGGCTCTCAAGACTGGCTCCG ACCTGCTGGAACGACACGCCGTGCTTCAAAGCCCCGCCCGAATAGATGAGCTGGCCAGCATCTTTATCCATGCTACAAAG ATGGAGATTGCGTTCTGGGAAATGTACAGCTCCTCCTGA
- the MRPL23 gene encoding 54S ribosomal protein L23, mitochondrial (EggNog:ENOG503P1Y2; COG:J; BUSCO:EOG092654LJ) has product MSQTIGSTRLAYSRVWHHISASAPHLTLSTVKSPPEAVTPPSLGRLASRIAMILMGKHKPIWDPSTDCGDYVVVTNCAALYTTGHKKWRKTYYRHNTRPGSLRTITMDVLMDKFGGAEVLRKAVSGMLPKNRLRDKRLARLKAFEGDAHPYKENIIRFGGKKVGQTGWEDIVKAVREGDKATIPS; this is encoded by the exons ATGTCTCAAACTATAGGCTCT ACCCGCCTTGCCTACTCAAGAGTATGGCACCACATCTCCGCCTCGGCCCCCCACCTAACCCTCTCAACCGTCAAGTCCCCCCCGGAAGCCGTCACCCCCCCCTCGCTCGGCCGTCTCGCCTCCCGTATCGCCATGATCCTCATGGGCAAGCACAAGCCCATCTGGGACCCCTCCACTGACTGCGGTGACTACGTCGTCGTCACCAACTGCGCGGCGCTGTACACCACCGGTCACAAGAAGTGGAGGAAGACATACTACCGCCACAACACCAGACCGGGTTCGCTGAGGACGATTACGATGGATGTGCTTATGGATAAGTTTGGCGGTGCcgaggtgttgaggaaggcggtTAGTGGCATGCTGCCCAAGAACAGGTTGAGGGACAAGAGGCTGGCGAGGTTGAAGGCTTTCGAGGGGGATGCCCATCCGTATAAGGAGAATATTATCAGGtttgggggaaagaaggTTGGCCAGACTGGGTGGGAGGATATTGTGAAGGCGGTTAGGGAGGGTGATAAGGCTACGATCCCGTCATGA